The Coffea arabica cultivar ET-39 chromosome 9e, Coffea Arabica ET-39 HiFi, whole genome shotgun sequence genome has a window encoding:
- the LOC140014884 gene encoding uncharacterized protein, which produces MDFWHDNWMGTGALCGKVEIFSDHVVADFVAGGTWNVVMFRQHLDAELVGRVLQVAPPTFRGPDHMVWTRTASSTFSTSSAYSLVRQGNNRSWISAYVWQLGLPIKISFCMMRLLQGRLSTMDKLRRFGVCGPSRCWCCRDPQEEDLDNVFGSREGARLVWRYFKIRPERLLLPHVEEDGGSAAGRGRQHRLGRTSGVDGFLA; this is translated from the coding sequence ATGGATTTTTGGCATGACAACTGGATGGGCACCGGGGCGCTCTGTGGCAAGGTGGAGATCTTCTCTGACCATGTGGTAGCTGATTTCGTGGCTGGGGGGACCTGGAATGTTGTCATGTTTCGTCAGCATTTGGACGCAGAGCTAGTTGGGCGAGTGCTGCAGGTTGCTCCTCCAACCTTTCGGGGGCCAGATCACATGGTTTGGACTCGTACAGCTTCGAGCACTTTTTCCACGTCCTCGGCCTACTCCTTAGTTCGCCAGGGCAATAACCGATCTTGGATCTCTGCTTATGTCTGGCAACTGGGCCTCCCCATCAAGATCTCTTTCTGCATGATGAGGTTGCTGCAGGGCAGGCTCTCTACCATGGACAAACTAAGGAGGTTTGGGGTATGTGGCCCCTCGAGGTGTTGGTGCTGCCGGGATCCTCAGGAAGAGGATCTGGACAATGTTTTTGGCTCAAGGGAGGGGGCAAGATTAGTCTGGCGGTATTTCAAGATCCGCCCAGAACGACTGCTGCTACCACACGTGGAAGAGGATGGTGGCAGTGCAGCAGGTAGGGGACGACAACATCGGCTAGGTCGTACGTCAGGGGTCGATGGATTTTTGGCATGA